Genomic segment of Streptomyces brevispora:
TGCGCTGCTGGTGGTCCATCAGGTAGAAGTGGCCGCCGTCGTACCTCTCGAGTCCGCGGAAGTCCGTCGTGAGCCTTCGCCAGGCGACGAGTCGGTTCTCACCGATCATATTGTCGCGCTGGCCCGTGAATGCCGTGAGCGGTACGGGCAGCGGCTCGGGGCTGCGGGGCGGAGTCCAGGTGTCCACGAGTTTGAAGTCGCTGCGGAACACCGGGGCGAACTTGCGCCAGACGTCGTCGTTGTCGAGGAGCTGCGGTGGGCTGCCGCCGCCGCTCCGCAGCCAGGCGCGCAGTTCGTCGTCGGCCATCAGGTGAGGGCTGCTGTCGGCGTCGGCGTCGCCTCGCGGGGCGCCGTAGGCAGACACCCCCAGCCAGGTGGGGAGCGGTTCCCCCTGGCGCAGGAGTCGGCGGGTGAGCTGGTAGGCGATCAGCGCGCCCATGCTGTGGCCGAAGAACCCGAAGGGCCGGTCGAGCAACGGTGCGATGGCGGCGTGGAAGTAGTCGACCAGCCGGTCGCAGTCGTCGATCAGCGGCAGGGCCTGCAGGGTGCCTCGGCCGGGGGCCTCCAGGAGGCACAGTTCCCAGTCCTCGGGGAAGTGCTCCGCCCAGCCCCGGTAGAGCAGGTGTGAGCCGCCGGCGTGGTGGAGCAGGAATAGGCGCACCGCTGGGTCGCTC
This window contains:
- a CDS encoding alpha/beta fold hydrolase, with the translated sequence MTTTSVTIEELRTLIAGVLETEPEEVTDDAHFAHELDIDSLLMLEISTRVESAFGVPENAVAASGATTLAELHAFLTSQLTPEPPTSPLIRPRPVSDPAVRLFLLHHAGGSHLLYRGWAEHFPEDWELCLLEAPGRGTLQALPLIDDCDRLVDYFHAAIAPLLDRPFGFFGHSMGALIAYQLTRRLLRQGEPLPTWLGVSAYGAPRGDADADSSPHLMADDELRAWLRSGGGSPPQLLDNDDVWRKFAPVFRSDFKLVDTWTPPRSPEPLPVPLTAFTGQRDNMIGENRLVAWRRLTTDFRGLERYDGGHFYLMDHQQRIAAAIMAAMRSAAP